In one Heteronotia binoei isolate CCM8104 ecotype False Entrance Well chromosome 1, APGP_CSIRO_Hbin_v1, whole genome shotgun sequence genomic region, the following are encoded:
- the LOC132585285 gene encoding acyl-coenzyme A thioesterase THEM4-like, whose product MSIQLIRYFPVAQEQRLCLACGRPRVLSPASPAEKLQAALERIGWVILNLQATSSQSSLLKDYSLPNSSWSKDMMDEFEKFMEMCEDETWRRIPSHRYLEKNISGKALQEEEEGEKKQETRFFCRNIDGEGLGFEYVMFFNPSEKRVVCLFQPGAYLESYAGLVHGGCIATILDNSFTACVISLVGRGFVVNLNVNYKSPIWLGSMVVVDTRMDKMEGRKMFLSGQVRSKDGQTLHADATALLILRDSKKSFP is encoded by the exons ATGTCAATCCAACTTATCCGGTACTTCCCTGTGGCTCAGGAACAGAGGCTGTGCCTTGCATGCGGAAGGCCCCGGGTTctgtccccggcatctccagctgaaaagcTCCAGGCGGCATTGGAAAGGATCGGGTGGGTGATTCTGAATCTGCAA GCTACGTCTAGTCAATCCAGTCTCCTAAAGGACTACTCCCTCCCCAACTCCAGCTGGAGCAAAGACATGATGGACGAGTTTGAGAAGTTCATGGAGATGTGTGAAGATGAGACGTGGAGACGGATCCCTTCTCATAGGTACTTGGAAAAGAATATTTCAG GGAAGGCgctccaggaggaggaggagggagaaaagaaacaAGAGACCCGGTTCTTTTGCCGAAACATCGACGGCGAAGGCCTGGGGTTTGAATATGTGATGTTCTTCAACCCATCTGAGAAAAGGGTGGTATGCCTTTTCCAGCCAGGGGCCTACCTGGAGAGTTATGCAGG tttggtgcaCGGCGGTTGCATCGCAACCATTCTCGACAACAGCTTCACAGCATGCGTCATCTCCCTCGTTGGCAGAGGCTTCGTGGTGAATCTCAACGTCAACTACAAGAG CCCCATCTGGCTGGGTTCCATGGTTGTGGTGGACACCAGAATGGAcaagatggagggaaggaagatgtTCCTGTCTGGCCAGGTGAGGAGCAAAGATGGACAGACCCTTCACGCAGATGCCACAG cTCTGCTCATCTTAAGGGATTCAAAGAAGTCATTTCCATAA